Proteins from a genomic interval of Colletes latitarsis isolate SP2378_abdomen chromosome 12, iyColLati1, whole genome shotgun sequence:
- the LOC143348753 gene encoding uncharacterized protein LOC143348753: MLQQEINEFHLRFGLSTLHTWIRFFECCLHLSYKLPIKKWQARSTEEKQIVKDPISSGHDINLDRFKKYAVEVITRFVELYPWYYMPTSVHKIFIHGPEIISSALLPIGQMSEEAQEHSHKYIKSFRKDFSRKFSRTKTMEDVFLRLLLSSDPYISNLKKQPKKKMQKINAGRSTTLNFTYYL, translated from the exons ATGCTGCAACAAGAAATTAACGAATTTCATCTTCGTTTTGGATTGTCAACGCTACATACATGGATACGCTTTTTTGAATGTTGTCTGCACTTATCATACAAGCTACCAATAAAGAAGTGGCAAGCTCGCAGCACCGAAGAAAAACAGATAGTGAAAGACC CAATTTCAAGTGGCCACGATATAAATTTGGACAGATTTAAAAAGTACGCTGTTGAAGTGATAACAAGATTCGTAGAACTATATCCGTGGTACTACATGCCAACTTCAGTGCACAAGATTTTTATACACGGCCCAGAAATAATAAGTTCCGCATTGTTACCGATTGGACAAATGTCTGAAGAAGCACAAGAACACAGCCACAAGTATATTAAAAGCTTTCGGAAAGACTTTTCACGAAAATTTTCTCGTACAAAAACAATGGAAGATGTATTCTTGCGGTTGTTACTATCATCAGATCCATatatatcaaatttaaaaaaacaaccaaaaaaaaaaatgcaaaaaattAACGCCGGACGCTCTACAACTCTTAACTTTACCTATTACCTTTGA